One window of Anaerolineae bacterium genomic DNA carries:
- a CDS encoding putative aminotransferase, DegT family produces the protein MNRSYLLFFLDGLLTGVAFLLALMLRFEFNAIDYFLRALLPVILAGIVIRPITFAAGGIYRRVWRYATTRDFFHLALAVLVGSIIISVIAFSLYPRFVYTLPRSVLGIEFALSLILLGGLRVLLHQIERYPGDILWRRVKLDPARRVLIVGAGSAGVQMLREIQSNPQLGLKAVGFLDDDPRKIGQRMLGLPVEGPIINLPKIAAKRQAEAVIIAIPSAPQQTIQNIKSLCHEAQLPYSTMPSLSSFLKLEEEQLSTFLKVPMALPDITGEEIEAVVRVMQSRNLSIGSQTMAFEKYAAAVAHAEHAVAVINGTAALHLCIVAGGIGAGDEVITSPFSFVATANVALYEGAKPVFVDIDPVSLNIDPNRIEAAITPRTKAILPVHIFGQPADMDPILEIAERYGLIVIEDACEAIGAEYKGRRVGALGKAGAFAFYPNKQITTGEGAVLVTNDEKWADLFRSLRNQGRDVFDGWLNHSRLGYNYRISEMNAAVGVVQMRRLDTLLRKREEVAAEYKKHLENIAGVSPLTIVPTTTRMSWFVYPVRFEENIDRNVVLEKLAQRGIPARPYFTPIHLQPFYRERFGYKEGDFPISEAAGKSILALPFSAPMKAEEVQFVCENLAEVLDEIKQGVK, from the coding sequence ATGAACCGTTCATATCTTCTCTTCTTCCTGGATGGGCTGCTTACCGGAGTTGCTTTCTTGCTTGCCCTGATGTTGCGCTTTGAATTCAATGCAATCGACTACTTTTTACGTGCCTTACTGCCTGTCATCCTTGCCGGGATAGTGATTCGACCGATCACCTTTGCTGCGGGAGGAATTTATCGCCGCGTCTGGCGGTATGCCACAACACGCGATTTCTTTCACCTGGCTTTAGCTGTTCTGGTGGGTTCGATCATAATTTCTGTGATTGCATTTTCTCTCTACCCTCGCTTTGTCTATACCCTGCCTCGCTCCGTGTTGGGGATTGAATTCGCTCTCAGTTTAATTCTGTTGGGTGGCTTGCGGGTGCTGCTGCACCAGATAGAGCGTTATCCGGGCGATATCCTCTGGCGGCGGGTAAAACTCGACCCAGCCCGTAGAGTACTGATCGTCGGAGCTGGCAGTGCGGGTGTACAAATGCTGCGCGAAATCCAATCCAATCCACAATTGGGCTTGAAAGCGGTCGGCTTTCTGGATGATGATCCCCGTAAAATCGGACAACGCATGCTGGGATTGCCGGTGGAAGGCCCAATCATTAACCTGCCAAAGATTGCTGCCAAACGTCAGGCAGAAGCCGTGATTATTGCGATCCCAAGCGCACCTCAGCAAACGATTCAAAATATCAAGAGCTTATGCCACGAAGCTCAATTACCTTATTCAACCATGCCTTCGCTGAGCAGTTTTCTCAAATTAGAAGAGGAGCAACTATCGACATTTCTCAAAGTTCCCATGGCATTGCCGGATATTACCGGGGAGGAGATCGAGGCTGTGGTGCGGGTAATGCAGTCTCGCAACCTTTCGATCGGTTCGCAAACAATGGCGTTTGAGAAATATGCTGCCGCCGTTGCTCATGCAGAACATGCCGTGGCGGTCATTAACGGTACAGCCGCTCTACACTTATGTATTGTAGCTGGGGGCATCGGCGCAGGAGACGAGGTGATTACCTCACCGTTTAGCTTCGTGGCAACTGCCAATGTTGCCCTTTATGAAGGGGCAAAGCCGGTCTTTGTGGACATCGATCCGGTCAGCCTGAACATCGACCCAAACCGGATCGAGGCAGCTATTACACCGCGCACCAAAGCAATATTACCCGTACATATCTTTGGTCAGCCAGCCGATATGGACCCGATTCTGGAAATTGCTGAAAGGTATGGTCTGATTGTGATCGAAGATGCCTGTGAGGCAATCGGCGCCGAGTATAAAGGCAGGCGGGTGGGCGCGCTGGGAAAAGCTGGCGCCTTTGCGTTTTATCCAAATAAACAAATTACCACGGGAGAAGGCGCTGTTTTGGTAACGAACGATGAGAAATGGGCAGACCTCTTTCGCAGTTTACGCAATCAGGGGCGAGATGTCTTTGATGGCTGGCTTAATCACTCACGATTGGGATATAACTATCGCATTTCTGAGATGAATGCTGCCGTTGGTGTCGTGCAGATGCGTCGCCTGGACACCTTGTTGCGCAAGCGCGAAGAAGTTGCCGCAGAATACAAAAAACACTTGGAGAACATTGCTGGTGTATCGCCTTTAACCATTGTGCCGACCACAACGCGCATGAGCTGGTTTGTTTATCCGGTCCGTTTCGAAGAGAATATCGATCGCAATGTCGTTCTCGAGAAATTGGCCCAACGCGGCATTCCTGCCCGTCCCTATTTCACGCCTATTCATCTTCAGCCCTTCTATCGAGAACGCTTTGGGTATAAAGAAGGTGATTTCCCTATTTCGGAGGCAGCGGGGAAATCCATCCTGGCATTGCCCTTCTCCGCTCCGATGAAAGCTGAAGAAGTTCAATTTGTGTGCGAGAACCTGGCCGAAGTACTCGATGAAATCAAGCAGGGTGTGAAATAA
- a CDS encoding DinG family ATP-dependent helicase YoaA: MDSLIALDIETTGSDTEKDRIIEIAAIRFTPRRVEAEWHSLINPGKPIPPAITLLTGITDQMLVNAPSIQEVAQDLNRFIGNSPIVGHSINFDLAFLNRFGVAHHNLTIDTYEIASVINPTSSRYNLTALAQQYGIIVQGKHRALEDARTTRALYLRLYEELLNFPIRLLAEIVHLTENTDWGGFWAFQSALKERTQEIISPEAAASLFNGPLFRNPVPLPLSLQPVHPPTPLDTEEVSALLEHGGAFARYFPNFEYRPQQVAMTRAVCDALSHGKHILIEAGTGTGKSMAYLIPASLWSIQNQTRVVISTNTINLQDQLIKKDIPDLINALGLDLRAVVIKGRGNYLCLRRFESFYRRGPQTADEARLLAKILVWLQFTESGDRAEINLNNPAEREIWTSISAEDEGCSMENCYQRTGGRCPFYRVRQAAQSAHLLIVNHALLLSDIASGNRVLPDYDYLIVDEAHHLEDATTNAMSLSLNRSDIERLIRELGSTRSGMLHRIDQVLSKILPPIELANTQVLLQRVMDLSFRLEELNRQFFTAIDEFFYDLREGREIGMYAHQERIVQAHRSQPGWYSIESAWEETEAVFNSLMETLRLLLTVLSENIENILDLDEDLYTDLSNLTRRYQEVLDTLHSFVFKPEPDKIYWIEVKNNYGNISLHNAPLEIGSLMKKHIWNEKTAVILTSATLTTAGEFQYIRSRLQAEDAEEYQVGSPFDYETSTLLYLANDIPEPNDRFAYQKALESAIIQTTLAASGRTLVLFTSYDQLRRTSQAIARVLTKNDILIYEQGEGASPHALLDSFRSSERSVLLGTRAFWEGVDVPGEALSVLMIAKLPFDVPSDPIIAARAETFEDPFNQYTIPEAVLKFRQGFGRLIRTKQDRGVVVILDRRVQSKRYGKIFIESLPTCTVQVGNLANLPRAVQRWLNL; this comes from the coding sequence ATGGATTCACTAATCGCCTTAGACATCGAAACCACCGGTTCGGATACCGAAAAAGATCGTATTATTGAAATTGCCGCTATTCGTTTCACCCCCCGACGAGTCGAAGCCGAATGGCATTCTTTGATCAATCCAGGCAAGCCAATCCCACCTGCGATTACGTTACTCACCGGCATCACTGACCAGATGTTGGTCAATGCTCCTTCCATTCAGGAAGTCGCTCAAGATCTCAATCGGTTTATCGGCAACAGCCCGATTGTTGGTCATTCGATCAACTTCGATCTCGCCTTCTTAAATCGCTTCGGTGTGGCTCATCATAATCTCACGATTGACACATACGAAATCGCTTCGGTCATAAATCCAACCTCCAGCCGTTATAACCTGACTGCATTGGCACAACAATATGGCATCATCGTGCAAGGTAAACATCGCGCGCTGGAGGATGCTCGCACGACGCGCGCCTTATATTTGCGCCTATACGAAGAGTTGCTCAACTTTCCTATCCGCTTATTAGCCGAAATTGTTCATCTCACCGAAAATACCGATTGGGGCGGTTTTTGGGCATTCCAGAGTGCACTGAAAGAGCGCACGCAGGAAATTATTTCCCCTGAGGCTGCGGCAAGCCTTTTCAATGGGCCACTATTCCGCAATCCGGTACCGCTTCCACTATCCCTTCAACCGGTCCACCCCCCCACTCCTTTAGACACCGAAGAAGTTTCTGCTCTGCTCGAACATGGGGGAGCGTTTGCCCGCTATTTTCCCAATTTTGAATACCGCCCTCAACAGGTAGCTATGACCAGAGCCGTTTGCGATGCGCTATCCCATGGAAAACACATCTTAATTGAAGCCGGCACGGGTACCGGCAAATCGATGGCCTATCTCATCCCCGCTTCCCTATGGTCCATCCAGAATCAGACCAGGGTTGTTATATCAACCAATACCATTAACCTGCAAGATCAGTTGATTAAGAAAGATATTCCCGATCTGATCAATGCCCTGGGCCTGGACTTGAGGGCTGTAGTGATTAAGGGGCGCGGCAATTATCTCTGTCTAAGACGATTTGAGAGCTTTTATCGACGCGGTCCTCAAACGGCAGATGAAGCCCGTTTACTTGCCAAAATCCTCGTCTGGCTGCAGTTCACTGAAAGCGGCGATCGGGCTGAGATAAATCTTAACAACCCGGCGGAACGTGAAATTTGGACTTCAATTTCAGCCGAAGATGAGGGGTGTAGCATGGAAAATTGCTATCAACGAACCGGAGGGCGTTGTCCTTTTTACCGTGTTCGCCAGGCTGCTCAAAGTGCACATCTTCTGATCGTAAATCATGCCTTGTTACTCTCCGATATTGCCAGCGGCAACCGCGTTCTTCCCGATTATGACTATCTTATCGTTGATGAAGCCCATCATCTGGAAGATGCTACAACCAATGCAATGAGTCTTTCTCTGAATCGGAGCGACATTGAACGTTTGATTCGGGAGTTGGGTAGCACCCGCAGCGGGATGCTTCACCGTATTGATCAGGTGCTGTCGAAAATCCTCCCACCCATCGAACTGGCAAACACTCAGGTTCTTCTGCAAAGAGTCATGGATCTATCCTTCCGACTGGAAGAACTCAATCGTCAATTTTTCACAGCTATTGATGAATTTTTTTATGATTTGCGCGAAGGCAGAGAAATTGGGATGTATGCCCATCAGGAACGCATTGTTCAGGCGCATCGTTCGCAGCCCGGCTGGTATAGTATCGAATCCGCATGGGAAGAAACCGAAGCAGTCTTCAACTCTCTGATGGAAACGCTCCGCTTGCTTTTGACAGTCCTATCAGAAAATATCGAAAATATCCTGGATCTGGATGAAGATCTATATACAGACTTGAGTAACCTTACCCGTCGCTATCAAGAAGTCTTAGACACCCTGCACAGTTTTGTTTTCAAGCCGGAGCCCGATAAAATCTATTGGATTGAAGTTAAAAATAATTATGGAAACATCTCCTTGCACAATGCTCCCTTAGAAATCGGCTCTTTGATGAAAAAGCACATCTGGAATGAAAAAACAGCGGTGATATTGACCTCCGCAACCTTGACGACAGCCGGTGAGTTCCAATATATTCGCAGTCGATTACAGGCTGAAGACGCTGAAGAGTACCAGGTTGGTTCACCTTTCGATTATGAAACCTCTACCCTTTTATATCTCGCCAACGACATTCCAGAACCGAATGATCGCTTTGCCTATCAAAAAGCGCTCGAATCAGCCATTATTCAAACCACTCTTGCCGCCAGTGGACGCACCCTGGTATTATTTACTTCTTATGACCAGTTACGACGGACTTCCCAAGCCATTGCGAGAGTATTGACAAAAAACGACATACTCATTTACGAACAAGGTGAAGGGGCATCGCCTCACGCCTTGCTAGATAGCTTTCGCTCGTCCGAACGCTCAGTTCTACTGGGAACACGCGCCTTTTGGGAGGGGGTTGATGTGCCTGGTGAGGCTCTATCCGTGCTGATGATCGCCAAACTCCCCTTCGATGTACCTTCTGACCCAATTATTGCCGCCAGAGCAGAAACCTTTGAAGATCCTTTTAATCAATACACAATCCCCGAAGCTGTCCTTAAGTTCCGTCAAGGCTTTGGCAGGCTGATACGTACCAAACAAGATCGCGGTGTTGTGGTCATCTTAGACCGCCGCGTTCAAAGCAAACGGTATGGAAAGATTTTCATCGAATCACTCCCGACCTGCACCGTTCAGGTAGGCAACCTCGCCAATTTGCCCCGCGCTGTGCAACGCTGGTTAAACTTATAA
- a CDS encoding Low molecular weight protein tyrosine phosphatase yields the protein MKSVLFVCTANMCRSPMAEGLFRALVSADSNSWRVESAGVAAFEGASATLKAIQTLAEKGIDITQHRSRPIDRALMQEFRLILVMEHRHKQLLQAEFPQYADRVYLLSEMIGRDEEISDPAGGTLDEYRQTAAEIEKILHSGYQRIEKLAQG from the coding sequence ATGAAATCGGTGTTGTTTGTCTGTACAGCCAATATGTGTCGTTCGCCAATGGCAGAGGGGTTGTTCCGCGCTCTGGTGAGTGCGGACTCGAATAGTTGGAGAGTCGAATCTGCGGGGGTTGCAGCCTTTGAGGGCGCGTCTGCTACTCTAAAGGCGATTCAAACCCTGGCAGAGAAAGGCATTGACATCACTCAGCATCGTTCTCGACCGATTGACCGTGCATTGATGCAAGAATTTCGATTGATTTTAGTCATGGAGCACCGCCATAAGCAACTCCTACAGGCTGAATTTCCCCAGTATGCAGATAGGGTTTACTTGCTCAGCGAAATGATTGGACGAGATGAGGAAATCTCCGACCCGGCTGGCGGTACGTTGGATGAATATCGCCAGACCGCCGCTGAAATCGAGAAAATTCTGCACAGTGGTTATCAACGCATTGAAAAACTTGCCCAAGGATAA
- a CDS encoding putative membrane protein: MNESASNSTRKPKQHYLWRILALIAVIGLSLFIFSIRKDAAKLAFLGYPGVFLIAFMAYATVILPAPALAIIFTFGGVLSNPLAVAIAASLGATLGEISGYLAGFGGQVVVERLDIYQKLTLWMQKHGSITVYVLSAIPNPFFDIAGMAAGALKMPLYNFLIWCFLGQTTKMLLFSYLGSGFFTRFIH; the protein is encoded by the coding sequence ATGAATGAATCTGCTTCAAATTCGACAAGAAAACCGAAACAGCATTATCTATGGCGAATTCTGGCGTTGATTGCGGTAATTGGATTAAGCCTCTTCATTTTTAGCATTCGCAAAGATGCAGCTAAACTAGCCTTTTTAGGTTACCCTGGGGTTTTCTTGATAGCATTTATGGCTTACGCCACAGTGATCTTGCCTGCCCCAGCCCTGGCGATCATCTTTACCTTTGGAGGAGTTCTATCGAATCCGCTGGCCGTTGCAATAGCTGCCAGCCTGGGCGCCACCCTTGGTGAAATCAGTGGTTACCTCGCTGGTTTTGGTGGTCAGGTAGTGGTCGAGAGACTGGATATTTATCAAAAACTAACCCTCTGGATGCAGAAGCATGGCTCAATCACTGTCTATGTGCTTTCTGCCATCCCGAATCCATTTTTTGATATTGCTGGTATGGCGGCTGGAGCTTTAAAAATGCCCCTGTATAACTTCCTTATATGGTGTTTTCTAGGTCAGACCACAAAAATGTTGCTCTTTTCTTACTTAGGTTCGGGCTTCTTTACTCGTTTCATACATTAG
- a CDS encoding Uridine kinase has product MAFRLTPLVIGIAGGSGSGKTTVANMIIQHVGAEKIAYLPHDAYYKDLSNLPEAQRHLINFDHPNSLETSLLIQHVIQLKRGQAIELPIYDFRIHCRTNQTQRIEPKAVIIVEGILIFVEAELRELFDVKIFVDTDPDIRFIRRLQRDILERGRSTESVIQQYLSTVRPMHLEFVEPSKRYADIIIPEGGLNTVAIDMVVARINALLQEAKNE; this is encoded by the coding sequence ATGGCTTTTCGCTTGACTCCGCTTGTAATTGGGATTGCCGGTGGTTCTGGCTCTGGAAAAACGACTGTCGCCAACATGATCATCCAACATGTGGGGGCTGAAAAGATCGCTTACCTCCCCCACGATGCTTATTATAAAGACCTGAGCAATTTACCAGAAGCCCAACGTCACCTGATCAATTTCGATCATCCCAACTCATTAGAGACTTCTCTCCTTATCCAACATGTCATTCAACTAAAAAGGGGACAAGCCATCGAACTACCCATCTACGACTTTCGCATTCATTGTCGCACAAATCAAACGCAACGCATAGAACCCAAAGCTGTCATTATTGTCGAAGGCATTCTGATCTTTGTAGAAGCGGAGTTACGCGAACTATTTGATGTCAAGATCTTTGTGGATACAGATCCGGATATTCGCTTTATTCGTCGGCTGCAAAGGGATATCCTCGAACGAGGTCGGTCGACTGAATCCGTCATTCAACAATACCTTTCGACCGTCAGGCCAATGCACCTCGAATTCGTCGAACCGTCAAAACGGTATGCAGATATCATTATTCCAGAAGGGGGGCTAAATACGGTTGCCATTGATATGGTTGTGGCACGCATCAACGCGCTTCTCCAGGAAGCCAAGAATGAATGA
- a CDS encoding Transcriptional regulator, producing the protein MNQYLESYSAAINEFHRARNQAQLKVLLARLKGEPTDLLDFEEVRKRLKAQGMIERGIKQIPLNAIVGSLGRYHDFTRDFLPKQDHIKDRWARVRLAFTGLSGIPPIEVYQIGEVYFVKDGNHRVSVARQLGATHIQAYVTEVKTRIPLTPDINPESLIIKEEYLEFLEKTRLDFRYPEIDLSVSVAGQYRILLEHIEVHRYYMGIEQKREVHLEEAAADWYENYYLPIVKRISELGILRSYPNRTPTDLYLFMSEHRAELEKRLGWELRTEKAILALMDKAQNNLLERFQDFFEKIDTHLFGGKFSGGPPVGEWRHRTIAVASPSALIQDILVPIDGEEGGWFAVQQARKVAERENASLRAIHVLENHLSEPETNHLQENFENILQDSSIPHDLVILKGDIADTICDRSRYIDLVVMNVRYPPGPQPLDRLVSGFRELVQRCPRPILATPQVVSPLTRGLLAFNGSPKAQEALFLSVYFAKKWSISLTVLSVDEKESQAQKYLNIARKQLTYRQVTAEYVRRTGSVSEAILSTASAYGSDFIIVGGYGYAPLIQVLRGSVVDELLRSSPIPILICR; encoded by the coding sequence ATGAATCAATACCTCGAATCTTACAGTGCTGCAATCAACGAGTTTCACCGTGCCCGCAACCAGGCACAACTGAAGGTGCTGTTAGCCCGGTTGAAAGGTGAGCCGACCGACTTATTGGATTTCGAGGAGGTTCGAAAACGGCTCAAAGCCCAGGGAATGATTGAAAGGGGGATAAAACAAATCCCTCTTAACGCCATTGTCGGAAGTCTGGGACGCTATCATGACTTCACCCGTGATTTTTTACCCAAACAAGACCACATCAAAGATCGCTGGGCGCGCGTCCGTTTAGCATTTACCGGGCTAAGCGGTATTCCCCCCATCGAAGTTTATCAAATCGGTGAGGTCTATTTTGTCAAGGATGGTAATCACAGGGTTTCGGTCGCACGTCAGCTAGGAGCAACGCACATTCAGGCTTATGTCACTGAGGTAAAAACACGCATTCCTCTGACTCCAGACATCAATCCAGAGTCATTGATTATCAAAGAAGAATACCTTGAGTTCTTAGAAAAAACTCGTCTGGACTTTCGTTATCCAGAGATTGACCTGAGTGTTTCCGTTGCGGGACAATACAGGATACTACTGGAACACATTGAAGTCCATCGATACTACATGGGTATTGAACAAAAAAGAGAGGTACATCTGGAAGAAGCCGCTGCGGATTGGTATGAAAACTATTACCTTCCCATCGTCAAGCGAATTTCCGAGTTGGGAATTTTGCGTAGCTACCCCAACCGAACGCCAACGGACCTTTACCTCTTCATGTCGGAACATCGTGCTGAGCTTGAAAAGCGCCTGGGATGGGAACTGCGCACCGAAAAAGCGATATTGGCGTTGATGGATAAAGCACAAAATAATCTGCTCGAACGATTTCAGGATTTCTTTGAGAAAATCGACACCCATCTGTTCGGTGGAAAGTTTTCAGGCGGGCCGCCTGTAGGTGAATGGCGACACCGAACGATTGCCGTTGCAAGCCCTTCAGCACTCATTCAGGATATCCTTGTACCCATCGACGGAGAAGAAGGAGGATGGTTTGCTGTTCAACAGGCACGAAAAGTAGCGGAACGCGAGAATGCCTCGTTGCGCGCTATACACGTACTCGAAAATCACCTCTCTGAGCCGGAAACAAATCATCTTCAAGAAAACTTTGAGAATATACTTCAAGATTCTTCCATCCCCCACGATCTGGTCATCCTTAAAGGTGATATAGCCGATACGATTTGTGACCGATCTCGCTACATTGACCTTGTTGTTATGAATGTTCGTTATCCCCCTGGACCTCAACCGCTGGATCGGTTGGTCTCTGGCTTTCGGGAACTGGTTCAGCGTTGTCCACGTCCGATCCTGGCAACTCCACAGGTTGTATCCCCCCTCACAAGGGGTTTGCTTGCCTTTAACGGAAGTCCGAAAGCTCAGGAAGCGCTTTTCCTATCCGTTTATTTTGCCAAAAAATGGTCTATCTCGCTGACTGTCTTGAGTGTAGATGAAAAAGAATCCCAAGCCCAAAAATACCTGAACATTGCGCGTAAACAACTCACCTACCGTCAGGTTACAGCAGAGTATGTCCGTCGCACCGGCTCAGTCTCCGAAGCGATTCTCTCTACTGCTTCAGCTTATGGTTCAGATTTCATTATTGTTGGCGGATATGGGTATGCTCCCCTGATCCAAGTTTTGCGCGGGAGTGTGGTTGATGAGCTGTTGCGAAGCTCTCCCATTCCCATATTAATCTGTCGTTAG
- a CDS encoding Nicotinate phosphoribosyltransferase encodes MNLAEKALAEGILFTDQYQLTMAQLYFRMGYHEKLVQFDHYFRNYPDYGTHKAGYCVNAGLEWLLNWMFQSRFGITEINYLKTQRTRSGKPLFEADFLDWLYRYGNFEGITLYAIPEGRVVHPNVPITVVQGPLAMAQILETSLLNHLNYQILIATKAARIHEIGRGQVVLEFGLRRGQHVGANAGARAALIGGAMFTSNVGVSALLGLPPKGTHAHSMVQLFIALGMSELDAFRAYADVYPDDCLLLVDTIDTLESGIPNAIKVFEELRQKGHKPLGIRLDSGDLAFLSIQAAKMLDEAGFEDVSIVLSNNLDEMVIWQIITQIVEEAPRYGVDADRLIRRLVYGVGTRLITSWGEPALGGVYKLVAVYDQNEWKPAIKISESLEKTPNPGNKKVWRIYDKRGKATADLIALSDEDPRQKASLTLRHPTDHTKYRSLHRDEISEIEPLLETILENGKLVTSLPTLEEIRAKREKDVERLDPGVRRLMYPHIYHVSLTQKLWNLKQELIAQSQPRLENNTLNGNSHL; translated from the coding sequence ATGAATTTAGCAGAAAAAGCGCTGGCGGAGGGTATCCTTTTCACCGATCAGTACCAGTTGACCATGGCTCAACTTTATTTTCGCATGGGCTATCACGAAAAACTTGTTCAGTTCGATCACTATTTTCGCAACTACCCCGATTATGGCACGCATAAAGCTGGTTATTGCGTGAACGCCGGTTTGGAGTGGCTACTTAATTGGATGTTTCAATCTCGATTTGGAATTACTGAAATCAACTATCTTAAAACCCAACGCACTCGCAGTGGAAAACCGCTCTTTGAAGCGGATTTTCTGGATTGGTTATACCGATATGGGAATTTTGAAGGCATCACACTGTATGCGATTCCTGAAGGGAGGGTTGTTCATCCAAATGTCCCGATAACGGTGGTTCAGGGTCCCTTAGCGATGGCACAGATTCTTGAGACGTCCCTGTTAAATCACTTGAATTATCAGATCTTGATAGCTACCAAGGCGGCGCGTATTCATGAGATTGGACGCGGGCAAGTGGTTCTGGAGTTTGGATTACGCAGAGGTCAACATGTTGGGGCAAATGCTGGCGCGCGCGCAGCATTGATCGGAGGAGCAATGTTTACCTCCAATGTAGGTGTCTCGGCGCTTTTGGGATTACCTCCGAAAGGTACTCATGCCCATAGCATGGTGCAGCTATTTATTGCTCTGGGAATGAGCGAATTAGACGCCTTTCGCGCTTATGCAGATGTCTATCCGGATGATTGTTTGTTATTAGTGGATACCATAGATACCCTGGAAAGCGGTATTCCGAATGCTATCAAGGTTTTTGAGGAATTACGCCAAAAGGGACATAAGCCTTTGGGCATTCGTCTCGATTCTGGCGACCTTGCCTTTCTGAGCATTCAAGCAGCGAAGATGTTAGATGAAGCGGGATTTGAAGATGTTTCGATTGTCCTCTCGAACAATTTAGATGAGATGGTTATCTGGCAAATTATCACGCAAATTGTCGAAGAGGCGCCGCGCTACGGAGTGGATGCTGATCGCTTAATTCGCCGTTTGGTTTATGGGGTTGGGACGCGTCTGATCACGTCCTGGGGGGAGCCGGCTCTGGGAGGGGTCTATAAACTTGTGGCTGTTTACGACCAGAATGAATGGAAACCGGCTATCAAGATCAGCGAGTCGCTGGAAAAGACTCCCAACCCGGGCAACAAAAAGGTCTGGCGAATTTATGACAAACGGGGCAAAGCAACCGCCGATCTCATTGCATTATCCGATGAAGACCCTCGCCAAAAGGCATCCCTTACATTGCGCCATCCCACCGATCACACCAAATATCGTTCCCTCCACCGAGACGAAATTTCGGAGATTGAACCTTTGTTGGAAACCATTCTCGAAAATGGCAAATTGGTGACATCCTTGCCTACCTTAGAAGAAATTCGAGCAAAGCGAGAGAAAGATGTGGAAAGACTTGATCCGGGGGTAAGACGGCTGATGTATCCGCATATTTATCATGTCTCGTTGACTCAGAAACTTTGGAACTTAAAGCAAGAATTGATTGCGCAATCCCAACCCAGGTTGGAAAACAACACTCTGAATGGCAATAGTCATTTATAA